The bacterium nucleotide sequence CAAGGCGCTGACCGGCCGGAAGGCGGAACAGCTGTTGGATGCCGCGCACATCGTCGTGAACAAGAACATGATCCCGTTCGATCCGCAGAAGCCGATGACGACTAGCGGCATCCGGATCGGCACGCCCGCGATGACGACCCGCGGCATGGGGGTGCAGGAGATGCGCACCATCGGCGCCTGGATCGACACGGTGCTCTCCGCGCCGGACGACGCCGCGGTGACCGGGCGCGTGCGGGGCGAGGTGCGCGAGCTGTGCGCGTCGTTTCCGATTTACCCGGAGCCGGTGGAGGTGGCCGGGTAGGCGATCCTCGCGGCGTGAGCGTGCGTTCCGCCGGCGCCTCCCTCGGCTCGGGCAGAGAGCGCGCCTCCCGCACGCAGGACCGGACGTCCGCCGTCCGCGATCTGCCGTGGGGTTGGTCCCCCCACGGACCAGAATCGGCGTCCTCCTCCACAGGGTGTGAAGAGGCGCAACGCGAATCCCCTGCGAGACGCCGTCCGGAGCGCGGGGTGATCGTATGGGCCAGGTGCGGGTGTTCGACCATCCGCTGATCCAACACAAGCTGACCATCCTGCGAGACGCGCGTACCGGCCACAAAGAGTTCCGTGAGCTCGTTGAGGAGATCGCGATGCTCATGGCCTTCGAGGCCACGAACGACCTCCCGCTTCGCGCTGTCGAGGTGCGCACCCCGGTCGGCGTGGCCCGAGGGGCGACCGTCGCCGGCCAGGAGATCGCGGTGGTTCCCATTTTGCGCGCGGGACTCGCGATGGAGGCCGGCGTACTGCGGCTGATGCCGACCGCCCGGGTGGGGCACATCGGGATCTATCGAGATCCCGCCACGCTCGATCCCCACACCTACTATTGCAAGCTGCCGGCGGACATCGACGCCCGGCAGGTGCTGGTGGTGGATCCGATGCTGGCGACCGGCGGATCGGCCGTGGAATCGATCCGCCTGCTCCGCGAGCAAGGGGCGCGGACCATCCGGTTGATGGTGTTGATCGCGGCGCCCGAGGGCATCGAACGCGTCCACGCCACACACCCAGACGTGGACATCTACACCGCCGCGGTGGACCAGCACCTCAACGATCACGGGTACATCATTCCCGGTCTCGGCGACGCCGGGGACCGACTCTACGGCACGCGGTGACGAGTGGTTCGCAGATGACGGCCCGGCCCTCCTGGGACGAGTACTTCATGAGTCTGGCGCGCCTCGCCGCGACGCGCTCGACGTGTGTCCGCCGGCGTGTCGGCGCGGTGATCGTCAAGGATCGGATGGTGCTGAGCACCGGGTACAATGATACGCCCCGCGGCATGAAGAACTGCGGCGACGGCGGGTGCGAGCGGTGCCGGTCCGGCGCCGCGGCGGGGACCGCGCTCGATAGCTGCCTCTGCCTGCACGCGGAGCAAAATGCGATCATCCAGGCCGCGTATCACGGTGTGGGGATCGCCGGCGGCACGATCTATTCCACCCATCAGCCGTGTCTCACGTGCGCGAAGATGATCGTCAACTCCGGGATCCTCCGCATCGTCTACCAGGAACCGTATCCCGACGCGCTCGCGGAGCAGCTGCTTCGCGAGGCCGCCGTGGAATTCGTCCGCGTCGACGGCGCGGCGGCGTCGCCCGCGACTTGATGTCCCGTTGTCGGCTTCCCGCGGGGGTGTTATAATGGGCCGTCGTAGAGATTCCCGCGCGTGCGATCGTGTGTTCGGGCGTGGCACACCGGAGCGGGGGGCAGGAACCGGGAGGGTTCAGGTATGGAACGGATCAGCCTCGGCGCGGTGACGCGCTCGGCGGTTGGCAAGAACGCGGTCAAGAAGATTCGGCAGGACGGATTTGTTCCGGCGATCCTGTACGGGCGAACGCGTGAGCCGCTGCCGCTGTCGCTGGCACGTAAAGATGTGTTGGGTGCGCTCGCGACCGGCCGGAACGTGCTGATCGATCTTCGGATCGCGCGCGACGGCGAGGAGCTGTCCGATACCGTGATGATCACCGAGATCCAGCGCCATCACCTTCGCCGCGAGGTCCTGCACGTGGATCTTCACCAGATCAGCATGACCGAGGCGCTGGAGGTCGACGTCCCGATCGTGTTTGTCGGAACTCCCGAGGGTGTGGCCTCGGGCGGCGGGATCCTGGAAGCCCACCGGCGCGAGGTCACCGTCCGCTGTCTGCCGACGCAGATCCCCGATCGGCTCGCGGTCAGCGTCGCCGGCCTGGGTGTGGGCGACGCCCTCCATGTCCGTGACATCCAGGTGGCGGAGGGCATCGAGGTGCTTACCCCGCCCGAAGAGGTCCTCGTGGCCGTCGTGGCGCCCAAGGAGGAAGTCGAGGAGGCGCCCGCGGTGGCCGAGGGCGAGGCCGCGGTCGAACCGGAGTTGGTTGGGCGCGCCGCGGCGGCCGAGGGCGAGGCGGCCCCCGCAGCCGAGGCCAAGCCAGCCAAGGCCGAGAAGAAGGAGTAGCCGCAGCCGAAGTAGCGTGGCCGTGTGTATGCGACGTCGGTTGGGAAGGGCGTGGACGTGTGCCGCGCCCTTCACGCTTGTGCGATGATCCTCATCGTCGGCCTCGGCAACCCGGGGCGGCGGTACCGCGGGACGCGTCACAACGTTGGGCGCGATGTCGTCGAGCGGCTGGCCGCAGACTTAGGCGTGCGGCTGGACGACGACGGGTGGGCCCGGGCCGGCCGGACGCGCATCGGTACCGCGACGGTCACGCTCGCAATCCCGGAGACGTTCATGAACGAGAGCGGCGTGGCCGTTCGCGATCTGCTCCACCGCCGTCGCCGGCGGCCTGCGGACCTGCTGATCGTACACGACGACCTCGATCTTCCCTTCGGGCACCTGCGCCTGCGTCCTGGAAACAGCGCGGGGGGCCACAACGGCATCCGGTCGATCATCGACGAGATCGGGACCGGCGCGTTTCCCCGGTTGCGGATCGGCATCGGCCGGCCCCCGGCCGGGATCGATCCCGCGGAGTTCGTCCTGGAGCGGTTCGCCCCCGATGAACGGCCGTCGATCGACGAGGCGGTCTCCCGCGCGGTCGAGGCGGCGCTCGCCGTCGCCCGCGACGGGCTCGAGGCGGCGATGAGTCGGGTCAACCGACGCCCCACACCGCCCGCCGCTGCGGCCGCACCGTGATGCTGGGGTCCCGGCCCGCGTCCTGCGCGTCCCTCCTTCAGGGGAGCCCCCGTGGCTGACGTGGCGGGGACGCCGCCCGCCCAGATCCATCTCGCCCCGGAGCCGCACCTGCGCCGCGATGTCTCGCTGTGGGGCTCGTTCATGTGGGGCTTCGCCGACGTCGGGGCGGACATCTACGCGGCGCTCGGGATCGTGATCGCGGCAACGATGGGCGCGGCGCCCCTCGCGTTCGCCGCGGCCGGGCTCGTCTACGTCATGATCGGGCTCGCGTACACCGAGCTCACCTCCGCGTACCCGATGGCGGGCGGGGGGCAGTATTTCGTGAGCCGGGGACTCGGCGACCTGCCGGGGTTCGTCGCTGGGGCGGCGTTGCTGCTCGATTACACGATCGACATCGCGCTGTTCGCCACGTTCGCGGCCGGCTACGTGAACTTCTTTCTCCCCGCGGTCCGGGACTTCAGGATGACGCTGGGTCCGTTCGTCAACATCAATCCGCTGTGGGCGGGCGAGACGACGATCCTGATCGTATTGCTCGCGTGGGTGAACGTGATCGGTGTGCGCGAGTCGTCGCTGCTCAATGAGGTGCTCGGGGTGTTCGGCCTCGTCGTCGAGGCGGGCCTGATCATCATTGGCCTGGTCTTCGCGTGGCGGCCGGAGCTTCTTGCGCAGCAGTGGGTGCACCAGTTCCCGACGCTGAAACAGTTCATGTACGGGTCGTCGCTGGCGATCATCTCGTACGTCGGATTGGAGTCGATCTCCCAGGCGGCGCAGGAGACGCGGCGGCCTGCGACGGTGATCCCCCGGACCGCGATCGGGCTGATCGGCAGCGTGTTCCTGTTCGCCGTGTTCTTCTCGATCACGGCGCTCGGGATTCTGCCGTGGCAGGCCTACGCGAAGGACGTCGGTGACTCGGTGGCGCTGTTCGGCAGCCGGTTGCCGATCGTCGGCGCGTTTGCCGGGCCGCTCGCCGCGACCCTCGGTGCGGTCGTCCTGCTGATCTCCGCGAACGCCGGCGTGATGGGGGCGAGCCGGCTGGTGTACTCGATGAGCCGCCTCAACCTCGCATCGTCGTGGCTGCGCGATGTGCACCCGAAGCATCGCACGCCGGTGCGCGCGATCATCATCTTCTCCGGGATCGGCCTCTTGGAAGCCCTGCTCGCGTTCCTGACGCCGAACGCGGTGAACGCGCTCGCGAACATGTACGCGTTCGGGGCGACGCTCGGGTACACGCTCGTGTTCGTCGCGCTGATCGCCCTTCGGTTTCGCGACCCGTACACGCCCCGGCCGTACCGCGTCCCGGTGAACATCCCGTGGCAGCGCGGCGGGACGACGGTCATGATCCCGATCGTCGGGTTTCTCGGTCTCGTCGGCGTGCTGTTCACGTTGACCGAGGTCGTGTTGACGCACGCGATCGGCCGGGTGGCCGGTCCGGCGTGGGTGCTGGTGTGTTTGGCGTACTACGTGCTGTACCGACGCCGTCGGCGGCTGCCCGTGACCGGCAGCATCGAGCACCACTGGGAGGAGCAGCAGCGCGCCATTCTCAAGGACGCCGAGGAGCACGACTTGCTCGAGCAGTACGACATTGCGTTGGCCCAGCGCGACCGCCGGCTCACGAGGGCGCAGCCCCATGCGTGAGGCGCCGCGGTTCACCTGGACCGACGGCTACCGGACGGTGTCCAGCGTCCTCATGGTCGCGCTCGGCATCGTGATCCTGGCGCGCACTCTGCCGCTCGGCGTTCACCTCACCGCGATCCTCGTGGGAGGTTGTTTCGCGGGGCTCGGCGTCTACCGGCTCTCGTTCGTCGTCGCGTACCTGCGGCGCGGACGGAGGGCGACGTGAACGCGGCATTGCAGGTGAGCGCCGTCGGTACCGTCCTCGCGGCTGGGTTCGCCGCCGCGCTGGCGGCGCTGTTGCTATGGATGCTTCGGGTTCCCCGTCCGGTCTCGCCGGAGGTGGCGCGCGCGGTCCATTCGGTCGGGGCGGTGCGCACGATCCTCGTGCCGATTCTCGAGGCGTACTACTCGGAGCGTGCGGTGGAAGTCGCGAGCCGGCTCGGCCAGTTTCAGAAGGCGTCGATCCGCCTGAGCTACATCGTCGAGGTGCCCCGCACACTCTCGCTCGGCGTCCCGCTGCCGGACGTGGAGCAACAGGCGACCGTGAGCCTCGAGCGGGCGAAGCAGATCGTGGAGATGCACGATCTCAAGGTCGAAGGAGAGATCGTCCGCGCACGGGACGCCGGCGAAGGCATCGCGCGGACCGCGCGGGACAACGACGTCGATCTCATCGTGATGGGGATCTCGCCGGGCGCCGGGCTGCTCGAGGGCTCGACGGCGCGCGCGGCCGAGTCGCTGCTCCGCCAAGCGCCGTGTGAGGTGATCATCGATCGGCTCGCGGAGACCAGCATCGGGGCGACCGCGGCTC carries:
- the upp gene encoding uracil phosphoribosyltransferase yields the protein MGQVRVFDHPLIQHKLTILRDARTGHKEFRELVEEIAMLMAFEATNDLPLRAVEVRTPVGVARGATVAGQEIAVVPILRAGLAMEAGVLRLMPTARVGHIGIYRDPATLDPHTYYCKLPADIDARQVLVVDPMLATGGSAVESIRLLREQGARTIRLMVLIAAPEGIERVHATHPDVDIYTAAVDQHLNDHGYIIPGLGDAGDRLYGTR
- a CDS encoding cytidine/deoxycytidylate deaminase family protein, producing MTARPSWDEYFMSLARLAATRSTCVRRRVGAVIVKDRMVLSTGYNDTPRGMKNCGDGGCERCRSGAAAGTALDSCLCLHAEQNAIIQAAYHGVGIAGGTIYSTHQPCLTCAKMIVNSGILRIVYQEPYPDALAEQLLREAAVEFVRVDGAAASPAT
- a CDS encoding 50S ribosomal protein L25 is translated as MERISLGAVTRSAVGKNAVKKIRQDGFVPAILYGRTREPLPLSLARKDVLGALATGRNVLIDLRIARDGEELSDTVMITEIQRHHLRREVLHVDLHQISMTEALEVDVPIVFVGTPEGVASGGGILEAHRREVTVRCLPTQIPDRLAVSVAGLGVGDALHVRDIQVAEGIEVLTPPEEVLVAVVAPKEEVEEAPAVAEGEAAVEPELVGRAAAAEGEAAPAAEAKPAKAEKKE
- the pth gene encoding aminoacyl-tRNA hydrolase; translated protein: MYATSVGKGVDVCRALHACAMILIVGLGNPGRRYRGTRHNVGRDVVERLAADLGVRLDDDGWARAGRTRIGTATVTLAIPETFMNESGVAVRDLLHRRRRRPADLLIVHDDLDLPFGHLRLRPGNSAGGHNGIRSIIDEIGTGAFPRLRIGIGRPPAGIDPAEFVLERFAPDERPSIDEAVSRAVEAALAVARDGLEAAMSRVNRRPTPPAAAAAP
- a CDS encoding APC family permease, which encodes MADVAGTPPAQIHLAPEPHLRRDVSLWGSFMWGFADVGADIYAALGIVIAATMGAAPLAFAAAGLVYVMIGLAYTELTSAYPMAGGGQYFVSRGLGDLPGFVAGAALLLDYTIDIALFATFAAGYVNFFLPAVRDFRMTLGPFVNINPLWAGETTILIVLLAWVNVIGVRESSLLNEVLGVFGLVVEAGLIIIGLVFAWRPELLAQQWVHQFPTLKQFMYGSSLAIISYVGLESISQAAQETRRPATVIPRTAIGLIGSVFLFAVFFSITALGILPWQAYAKDVGDSVALFGSRLPIVGAFAGPLAATLGAVVLLISANAGVMGASRLVYSMSRLNLASSWLRDVHPKHRTPVRAIIIFSGIGLLEALLAFLTPNAVNALANMYAFGATLGYTLVFVALIALRFRDPYTPRPYRVPVNIPWQRGGTTVMIPIVGFLGLVGVLFTLTEVVLTHAIGRVAGPAWVLVCLAYYVLYRRRRRLPVTGSIEHHWEEQQRAILKDAEEHDLLEQYDIALAQRDRRLTRAQPHA
- a CDS encoding universal stress protein codes for the protein MNAALQVSAVGTVLAAGFAAALAALLLWMLRVPRPVSPEVARAVHSVGAVRTILVPILEAYYSERAVEVASRLGQFQKASIRLSYIVEVPRTLSLGVPLPDVEQQATVSLERAKQIVEMHDLKVEGEIVRARDAGEGIARTARDNDVDLIVMGISPGAGLLEGSTARAAESLLRQAPCEVIIDRLAETSIGATAAPPDGAPAGEAGKGQEAPLRPV